In the genome of Elusimicrobiales bacterium, the window AGCTGAACTCGCTCAATTCCGGCCTGTCCGTCATGCAGAAAAACCAGGCGGACCTCAACGCCCGCATGGACACGCTGTCCGGAGATTTGTCCGCGCATTCGGAAAACCTCAAGGATTTTGACAGGCAGCTTTCGCTGGTCTCCTCCAAGCTGGACGATATAAGCGCGATGTTCGCCAGCCGCATGTCGGATCTGGGCAGAACGCTTAAAACCCGCGAGGAGGAAAACGTCAAGCTGGTAAGCGAGGCCAACCGCAAGGCCGACGCCATCGCCGCCGCCATGCTGCCCAGCAAGGTCTACGGCGACGCGTATTCGCTGCTCATCAAGAAAAACTACGACGGCGCGGCGCAGGGGTTTTCGGTATACATAGACAAATTTCCCTCCGGCGAACTGGCCGAAAGCGCGTATTATTATCTGGGCGACGCTTACTGGTCGCTTGAGAAATGGAAGGAATCCGCAGTGGCTTACGCCACCGTGCTGGAAAAATATCCGGCCAGCCAGTTCACGCCTTCGGCGCGGCTGCGGTACGCGCAGTGCCTGCTTAAAATGGGAACAAAAAAGGAAGCCGAGGAATATCTCAACTCCGTAAAACGCGATTTTCCCGGCAGCCCGCAGGCCAGGCTGGCTCAGGATTCCCTGAACGAACTTAAACCCAAACGCAAACCCGCCGCCGCGCCGCACAAGCCCGCGCGCAAGTGAAAATGGACATAATATCCCCGCGCCGCTGTTCAAATTCCGCTTTCGCGGCGAAGGCATGTTTTATCGCGGCGCTGTTTGCGGCCCTGTCCGCAGCCAGCGGGTTCTGCGCCGATGTCTATATCGGCGTAACCGCCGGCGCGGACGCGGGGAAACTAAAACTGGCCATGGCAGCTTTCCAGCCGGAAGTGGCCTCCTCGTCCGCTGATGTGGAGGCGGCTGCGGCTTTTTACGGAATAGTCCGCTCCGATATTCTGCGCTCCCGCTATTTCGCGCTGCCGGAGTCCGAACCTGCCGGCAGGGCCAAATCTTTCAAAAAAGAGCTGGATGCCTGGAAAAAGACCGGGGCGCAGTATCTGATGACGGCCTCCGCCGCGCACGCCGCGGACCTGTGGACGCTGTCCGGCAAGGTATACGACCTTGGCACCGGCGACGCCGTGGTGGAAAAATATTACAAAGGCCAGCAGCC includes:
- the ybgF gene encoding tol-pal system protein YbgF; amino-acid sequence: MPRLRFAALCAACALCCGCLATQEHVDDLRRQLNSLNSGLSVMQKNQADLNARMDTLSGDLSAHSENLKDFDRQLSLVSSKLDDISAMFASRMSDLGRTLKTREEENVKLVSEANRKADAIAAAMLPSKVYGDAYSLLIKKNYDGAAQGFSVYIDKFPSGELAESAYYYLGDAYWSLEKWKESAVAYATVLEKYPASQFTPSARLRYAQCLLKMGTKKEAEEYLNSVKRDFPGSPQARLAQDSLNELKPKRKPAAAPHKPARK